The stretch of DNA AATCGCGAGGCGCGTTTGCTCCAGTGCAGGAATCCAGCGTGGGGAATTCATGAATGCAAGCTAAGCGCGAGACCGCCCACTCATGCGACAGAAAGGCACCAGGTGCGTAGAAAAAACATTGCCGACCGCTCTGTCGCCCACTATGTTCTCCTCATCACTCCCCGATCGCCTCGGCGGTCGGCCCGAAAGCCATTCAGAGCGTGCTCTGGGTGGCTTTTGCTTTCTCGGGGAATGCCGCAATGGTGCGCACTTTTGTGTACGTCGATGGCTTCAACTTGTACTATCGCGCGCTTCAGCGCGGGCCGTACAAGTGGCTCGATCTCAAGACGCTCTTTGCCGGTCTGCTGTCGCCCGAGAACCGCATCGACGCGATCCGGTATTACACCGCGAACATTTCGGGGAAGCGTGATCCGCACGCTCCCAATCGACAGCACGCCTACTTGCGAGCGCTGTCGACCATTCCGGAAGTGAGCATCCATCGCGGCAACTTTCTGGTGTCGGAGAAGTGGGCGGCGTTGGCGCAGCCGCCGCAGATGATGGTTCGACCCAGCCCCGTGACGGCGCTCGTGGTAAAGACCGAGGAGAAGGGGTCGGACGTCAACCTCGCGAGCCACCTGATCCGCGACGCGTTCCTTGATCGCTTCGATGTCGCCGTGGTGGTGTCCAATGACACCGATCTCGTCGAGCCGATTCGCATCGTGGCACAAGAGGTTGGAAAGCCCGTCGGGTTGGTCTCCCCGTCTGACAAACCAGCCAAAT from Gemmatimonadaceae bacterium encodes:
- a CDS encoding NYN domain-containing protein; the protein is MVRTFVYVDGFNLYYRALQRGPYKWLDLKTLFAGLLSPENRIDAIRYYTANISGKRDPHAPNRQHAYLRALSTIPEVSIHRGNFLVSEKWAALAQPPQMMVRPSPVTALVVKTEEKGSDVNLASHLIRDAFLDRFDVAVVVSNDTDLVEPIRIVAQEVGKPVGLVSPSDKPAKSLVQVASFVRHLSNSRLAAAQFPEVIPGTPIRRPAAWATVPPGSSGAP